The following proteins are co-located in the Geovibrio ferrireducens genome:
- a CDS encoding sensor domain-containing diguanylate cyclase — protein sequence MEMRKYVTLRITLLCVLLTAAMTAVIGMKSISDKKRDIGETLAETAYLTSDKLDRYMWSRYSEIKTFSRIEAVAETENYTSIRKTIENLQKNIPSFSWIGFTDTAGTVKASTGGILEGIDISKRPVFTEGIKGEFVGDVHDAVLLAKLLPNPSGEPMKFVDVSFAVEDASGSRKGVLAAHLSWEWVNDIKNKILEPVNKRKNISVYIISQDNTVLLGPKEEIGMTIALDSLKYARNNDSGWRVEDWGDGSKYLTGYSFSNGYGDYKGLGWTVLIRQPLNVAYQPVQQLQVFIISTGVLFTLIFSAAGWVFAGAVSSPIVSVAKAADKLRFGKIAPIPVYKGIKEIEVLSDSINDLILSLSSTESELNNMRSIALADKLTGLPNRAALERYLEKNTALAARQGFALEFMYIDLDGFKPINDTYGHAAGDEVLKEVGRRLTASVRKEEIAARIGGDEFAAVLFASDLTTGENVAARIIESVSMPVDIDGKSVRVGCSIGISLWESGNCTAEVFEKADKALYISKKNGKNRYTRN from the coding sequence ATGGAAATGAGAAAATACGTAACACTGCGTATAACTTTATTATGCGTTCTGCTCACTGCCGCAATGACGGCTGTTATCGGCATGAAATCGATTTCCGATAAAAAGAGGGATATAGGGGAAACTCTTGCGGAAACAGCGTATCTTACATCGGATAAGCTGGATCGTTACATGTGGTCACGCTACAGCGAAATAAAAACCTTCTCAAGGATAGAGGCTGTGGCAGAAACGGAAAATTATACCTCAATCAGAAAAACCATTGAAAATCTTCAGAAGAATATTCCTTCATTTTCATGGATAGGTTTTACCGATACTGCCGGTACAGTGAAGGCCAGTACGGGCGGGATTCTCGAAGGAATAGACATATCAAAACGTCCTGTATTCACTGAGGGGATTAAGGGTGAGTTTGTAGGGGATGTACATGATGCTGTTCTGCTTGCCAAGCTCCTCCCAAATCCCAGCGGAGAACCTATGAAGTTTGTGGATGTAAGCTTCGCTGTTGAGGATGCATCTGGAAGCAGGAAAGGTGTTCTTGCTGCGCATCTCAGCTGGGAGTGGGTCAATGATATAAAGAATAAGATTCTGGAACCTGTGAATAAACGGAAAAATATTTCCGTATACATAATCAGTCAGGATAATACCGTGCTTCTGGGGCCGAAAGAGGAGATCGGAATGACGATTGCACTCGACAGCCTGAAGTATGCCCGGAACAATGACTCCGGCTGGCGGGTAGAGGACTGGGGGGATGGCAGCAAATATCTTACAGGCTACTCATTCAGCAACGGTTACGGGGATTACAAAGGGCTCGGCTGGACTGTCCTCATCAGACAGCCGCTTAATGTGGCTTATCAGCCTGTTCAGCAGTTGCAGGTTTTTATAATATCCACCGGAGTTCTTTTCACTCTTATATTTTCTGCTGCCGGGTGGGTTTTTGCGGGTGCAGTATCAAGTCCTATTGTCTCTGTTGCGAAGGCTGCGGATAAACTGAGGTTCGGCAAGATTGCCCCTATCCCTGTCTACAAAGGGATAAAAGAGATTGAGGTTCTTTCGGATTCAATAAATGATCTCATTCTCAGCCTTTCCAGCACCGAGTCCGAGCTGAACAACATGCGCAGTATTGCTTTGGCTGATAAACTCACCGGACTGCCCAACCGGGCGGCACTGGAGAGATATTTGGAGAAAAATACCGCTCTGGCAGCCAGACAGGGGTTTGCTCTTGAATTTATGTACATAGATCTGGACGGTTTTAAACCGATAAACGATACCTACGGTCACGCAGCCGGGGATGAGGTGCTGAAAGAGGTGGGCAGAAGGCTTACTGCGTCAGTCCGCAAAGAGGAGATAGCAGCCAGAATAGGCGGGGACGAGTTTGCCGCCGTTCTCTTTGCCAGTGATTTGACTACCGGGGAAAATGTCGCAGCAAGAATAATAGAGTCTGTCTCAATGCCTGTTGATATAGACGGGAAATCAGTCAGAGTCGGGTGCAGCATAGGCATCTCTCTCTGGGAAAGCGGAAACTGCACAGCCGAGGTATTTGAAAAGGCTGATAAAGCGCTTTACATATCAAAAAAGAACGGAAAAAACAGATATACAAGAAATTAG
- a CDS encoding class I SAM-dependent methyltransferase, whose translation MNSLTEKIRARIADKGMITFAEFMNMALYEPEQGYYQKKNPFGHQGSFYTSVNASASFGRTLANAFADTAERLSLPACFCEMGAGSGMLANDILTHLKTSKPEFYAGLSYTIIEKSGYLIDCQRELLKEHEGKVSWKSFEEFGGFQGIFFSNELVDAFPVHRVIRLGEDVKELYVIEHEGGLTFYPDRLSTPKIQEYLDRINLRITDGQIVDLNLDMIGWVQALASKIEKGMVFTVDYGYPAENIFASYRRDGTVTCYFKHSQNNDFFERIGDQDITAFVDFTSLQSYGRDAGLEPVSLTPQWLFLVQSGILSEIENAETDLQKASVKALIMPEGGFGTNFFVLAQRRNVEIPDDFPYRKGAKETLDILAKMNGF comes from the coding sequence ATGAATTCTCTTACTGAAAAAATACGCGCCCGCATTGCCGATAAAGGTATGATAACTTTTGCTGAATTTATGAATATGGCTCTGTACGAGCCGGAGCAGGGCTACTATCAGAAAAAGAACCCCTTCGGTCATCAGGGGAGCTTTTACACCTCCGTAAACGCTTCCGCATCCTTCGGCAGAACCCTTGCCAATGCTTTTGCTGATACGGCGGAAAGACTTTCTCTGCCCGCCTGTTTCTGTGAAATGGGTGCGGGAAGCGGCATGCTGGCTAATGATATTCTCACGCATCTTAAAACTTCCAAACCTGAATTTTATGCAGGGCTCAGCTACACCATCATAGAGAAAAGCGGCTATCTCATTGACTGTCAGCGTGAACTGCTTAAAGAGCATGAAGGAAAAGTAAGCTGGAAAAGCTTTGAGGAGTTCGGCGGATTTCAGGGTATTTTCTTCTCAAACGAACTGGTGGACGCTTTTCCGGTGCACAGGGTCATCAGGCTGGGGGAAGATGTTAAGGAACTCTATGTAATTGAGCATGAGGGCGGGCTGACATTTTATCCTGACAGGCTTTCCACCCCGAAGATACAGGAATATCTCGACAGGATAAACCTCAGAATAACGGACGGGCAGATAGTCGATCTCAATCTGGACATGATAGGCTGGGTTCAGGCTCTGGCCTCGAAGATAGAAAAAGGCATGGTTTTCACCGTGGACTACGGCTACCCGGCAGAAAATATATTCGCCTCCTACCGCAGGGACGGAACTGTTACCTGCTACTTTAAACATTCCCAGAACAATGACTTTTTCGAGAGAATAGGTGATCAGGATATAACCGCCTTTGTGGATTTCACTTCATTGCAGAGCTATGGCAGGGATGCGGGGCTGGAGCCGGTTTCACTTACACCGCAGTGGCTGTTTCTTGTGCAGTCGGGCATTCTGAGCGAAATAGAAAATGCGGAAACAGACCTCCAGAAGGCATCGGTTAAGGCGCTTATAATGCCGGAGGGTGGCTTCGGGACAAACTTTTTTGTTCTGGCGCAAAGGAGGAATGTTGAGATACCGGACGACTTCCCGTACCGCAAGGGGGCCAAGGAAACCCTTGATATTCTGGCGAAAATGAACGGATTCTGA
- a CDS encoding ExbD/TolR family protein, which produces MKFSRDDRKQSLDINITPLIDVVFLLLIFFMVSTSFIVSSSIDVDLPKAKGDPVEVKKNIRISINSEGGIHVNGVLYADDKVAGILDSLKNESPEATVVIEADKAATHGKVVFVMDAARKTGFAKFAIAVDEE; this is translated from the coding sequence GTGAAATTTTCCAGAGACGACCGCAAACAGAGCCTTGATATAAACATTACGCCTCTGATAGACGTGGTCTTCCTTCTGCTTATTTTCTTCATGGTATCAACATCATTCATAGTTTCGAGCTCCATTGATGTTGATTTGCCCAAGGCGAAGGGTGACCCGGTGGAGGTTAAGAAAAATATCCGTATTTCCATAAACAGCGAAGGCGGAATCCATGTTAACGGCGTTCTTTACGCTGATGACAAGGTGGCGGGAATACTGGACAGCCTTAAGAATGAAAGCCCTGAGGCGACGGTTGTTATAGAAGCCGATAAGGCGGCAACCCACGGAAAGGTGGTTTTTGTTATGGACGCTGCCAGAAAAACCGGCTTTGCAAAGTTCGCAATAGCAGTTGACGAGGAGTAG
- a CDS encoding MotA/TolQ/ExbB proton channel family protein codes for MLDSFVQIMEKGGVLMYPILFLSMISLGIFLERLYALRKERYMPKLFLDKLFEALSKKDLGAARTISSADASSAAKIASDVLNNLDLPISRLMEATEESGRYEARRLEKYLPTLQTIASVSPLLGLLGTVLGMIKTFIVISSQGVGDAQALAGGISEALLTTAAGLSVAIPTMIFYYIVRHRSDRVSLELEQATSKMINLIFKEGGQ; via the coding sequence ATGTTGGATTCATTCGTGCAGATTATGGAGAAGGGCGGAGTGCTTATGTATCCGATTCTGTTTCTGTCCATGATTTCCCTTGGAATATTCCTTGAGAGGCTTTATGCCCTCAGAAAAGAAAGATACATGCCGAAGCTTTTTCTGGATAAGCTTTTTGAGGCACTCAGCAAAAAAGATCTCGGAGCGGCAAGAACAATCAGCAGCGCTGATGCCAGTTCTGCTGCCAAAATCGCCTCTGATGTGCTGAACAACCTTGACCTGCCCATTTCCAGACTGATGGAAGCCACTGAGGAATCAGGCCGTTACGAAGCCCGCAGGCTTGAGAAATATCTCCCCACGCTCCAGACCATAGCCAGCGTTTCCCCTCTGCTCGGTCTTTTGGGTACGGTTCTCGGTATGATTAAGACATTCATCGTGATAAGCTCTCAGGGTGTGGGCGATGCTCAGGCTCTCGCCGGGGGTATATCCGAGGCGCTGCTTACCACTGCGGCAGGTCTCAGTGTGGCTATCCCCACCATGATATTTTACTACATAGTGCGCCACAGGTCTGACAGGGTGAGCCTTGAGCTTGAACAGGCCACCAGTAAAATGATTAACCTTATCTTCAAAGAGGGCGGACAGTGA
- a CDS encoding tetratricopeptide repeat protein has product MKKFVASCLLFVLTAVPAFADVLIPEFAFTGEDISKFSVAPSYMDVSLSFNVASGFDTYIRQESFRLENTQEKEYSSAEPGGMYSGSFGTSLSSVFVGERAYRNNIVKNFIRKEYIQVIESYGKYRQRLAGTPYIQECSLLYGLSLMETGNLSGGADALKTVIKSGGAAGDIATDSLFSYYFNTKNYPAVITAGREQPKFTEYSLYTYLYSLMQRKDYAQIEKTAAEQKELFDKFPYMYDFAVVADYLLGKPEEVAKLAGKATANTAPMIADTLLSRGDRAGAEKLINAMPEGEAKNVLNAKLAVLGRNVNRAAELTGKLKADENRLNVFFFYVRQMFPALDPAFGDRINFDKKINKDYINYYNGLAAMAGKDYPQAVRRLDSIIFSRELMESAYFYRGIAYFRTDISKTEFLLLKYIDSSEEDEKVKIARYVLGQIYYLRGRTADALMLVEDCFTDDCKLLKAEIAIGGQKYEAAEGLLGNLQGEKASKLRAAILYNKKDFKGALAELKKVPHTEKETDYLLMLTYLKLDQHDEAVKIYRKHFADMQFFDTLTESLFLAGDYRRVLDLLNSTDNEPKNLLLKAKVYTSMKRYDDAEPIYRTLIAKNYAIFDSVYGLLSGYAARNMKTEFLKTGEMSLTGLGRFERKDFLLIQAARLAIDLKEIDLATKMVNRFFGEFPDSQYVREGYLLRGRLFKNTGRLEQCIADADRLMAIGGSKEDALFLKADCTEAKDSAAAVKIYLQLTESERFRELANSKIAEVSRNPAEVLKSAEYFKDKDSELYYTGMDRYLSLLDGAELVKNEQTVKDMLVSKNVSVMPGAYFHQGRILEVKKQPEQAAAAYMKGYYLFPESKYAKQSLRKTVDIYKKLGKTSEAQVLEKKLSGK; this is encoded by the coding sequence ATGAAAAAATTTGTTGCCTCCTGTCTGCTTTTTGTTTTGACCGCTGTTCCGGCTTTTGCCGATGTGCTCATCCCTGAATTTGCGTTCACGGGGGAGGATATTTCCAAGTTCAGCGTGGCGCCTTCCTACATGGACGTTTCACTTTCGTTCAATGTTGCCTCCGGCTTTGATACCTACATCAGGCAGGAAAGCTTCCGGCTGGAAAACACTCAGGAAAAAGAGTACTCATCCGCCGAACCGGGCGGGATGTACTCCGGCAGCTTCGGCACAAGCCTTTCTTCCGTTTTTGTGGGGGAAAGGGCCTACCGCAACAACATAGTGAAAAACTTCATCCGAAAGGAATATATTCAGGTTATTGAATCATACGGGAAATACAGACAGAGGCTTGCAGGAACACCTTATATTCAGGAATGTTCGCTCCTTTACGGTCTTTCCCTTATGGAAACGGGCAATCTCTCAGGCGGTGCGGATGCGCTTAAAACCGTTATCAAATCCGGCGGTGCTGCGGGTGATATAGCCACAGACAGCCTTTTCTCATATTACTTCAACACAAAGAACTACCCTGCCGTCATAACCGCAGGCAGGGAACAGCCGAAGTTTACCGAATATTCACTTTATACATACCTCTACTCCCTCATGCAGAGGAAGGACTACGCTCAGATAGAGAAGACCGCTGCGGAGCAGAAGGAGCTTTTTGACAAGTTCCCTTATATGTATGATTTCGCTGTGGTGGCGGACTACCTTCTCGGCAAACCGGAAGAGGTGGCAAAGCTTGCCGGCAAAGCAACAGCGAACACAGCACCCATGATAGCCGACACCCTTCTTTCACGGGGAGACAGAGCCGGGGCTGAAAAGCTGATTAATGCCATGCCTGAGGGTGAGGCAAAAAATGTTCTGAACGCGAAGCTTGCTGTTCTCGGCAGGAATGTCAACAGAGCGGCTGAGCTTACCGGAAAGCTTAAGGCGGATGAAAACAGGCTGAACGTTTTCTTCTTCTACGTCAGGCAGATGTTCCCTGCGCTTGATCCCGCCTTCGGCGACCGCATAAACTTTGATAAGAAAATCAATAAGGACTATATAAACTACTATAACGGCCTTGCGGCAATGGCGGGGAAAGACTATCCGCAGGCGGTGCGCCGTCTGGACAGCATAATATTCAGCCGCGAACTGATGGAGAGTGCATATTTCTACCGCGGTATAGCATATTTCCGCACGGATATTTCAAAAACCGAGTTTCTCCTCCTGAAATACATAGATTCCAGCGAAGAGGACGAAAAGGTTAAAATAGCCCGTTATGTTCTGGGGCAGATTTACTACCTCCGGGGCAGAACAGCGGATGCGCTGATGCTGGTGGAGGACTGCTTCACAGATGACTGCAAGCTGCTTAAGGCTGAAATAGCCATCGGCGGGCAGAAATATGAGGCTGCGGAAGGACTTCTCGGCAATCTTCAGGGAGAAAAAGCCTCCAAACTGCGCGCTGCGATTCTTTACAATAAAAAAGACTTCAAGGGCGCTCTGGCCGAACTGAAAAAGGTTCCCCACACTGAAAAAGAGACTGATTACCTCCTCATGCTCACGTATCTCAAGCTGGATCAGCATGACGAGGCAGTGAAAATATACAGAAAACATTTTGCAGACATGCAGTTTTTCGACACTCTGACGGAGAGTCTGTTCCTCGCAGGTGACTACAGGCGTGTGCTTGATCTGCTGAACTCCACGGACAATGAGCCGAAAAACCTTCTGCTGAAGGCTAAGGTTTACACCTCGATGAAGCGTTATGACGATGCGGAGCCTATTTACCGCACGCTAATCGCCAAAAATTACGCTATATTCGACTCGGTTTACGGTCTGCTTTCCGGCTATGCGGCAAGGAATATGAAGACTGAGTTCCTGAAAACCGGAGAGATGTCACTCACCGGACTGGGCAGGTTTGAGAGAAAGGATTTCCTGCTCATTCAGGCAGCCAGACTGGCCATTGATCTCAAGGAGATTGATCTGGCAACCAAGATGGTTAACCGCTTTTTCGGCGAGTTTCCCGATTCCCAGTATGTGCGCGAGGGGTATCTTCTGCGCGGAAGGCTGTTCAAAAATACAGGCAGGCTTGAACAGTGTATAGCTGATGCGGACAGGCTTATGGCTATCGGCGGCTCAAAAGAGGATGCCCTTTTCCTAAAAGCTGACTGCACGGAAGCCAAAGATTCTGCTGCGGCTGTTAAAATATATCTCCAGCTTACTGAATCCGAAAGGTTCAGGGAGCTTGCCAACAGCAAGATTGCCGAGGTTTCCAGAAACCCTGCGGAAGTTCTGAAATCCGCTGAATATTTTAAGGACAAGGATTCGGAGCTTTACTATACGGGTATGGACAGATACCTCTCACTCCTTGACGGGGCGGAGCTTGTTAAAAACGAGCAGACGGTTAAGGATATGCTGGTAAGCAAGAATGTTTCCGTTATGCCGGGTGCGTATTTTCATCAGGGCAGAATACTTGAGGTTAAAAAACAGCCTGAACAGGCGGCAGCAGCATATATGAAGGGGTATTACCTCTTCCCCGAATCAAAATATGCGAAACAAAGTTTAAGAAAAACGGTCGATATATATAAGAAGCTCGGAAAAACTTCTGAGGCTCAGGTGCTGGAGAAGAAGCTCAGCGGGAAATAG